One Lemur catta isolate mLemCat1 chromosome 15, mLemCat1.pri, whole genome shotgun sequence genomic window carries:
- the STH gene encoding LOW QUALITY PROTEIN: saitohin (The sequence of the model RefSeq protein was modified relative to this genomic sequence to represent the inferred CDS: inserted 1 base in 1 codon), which yields MLASAPALSGVFAAPARLCGGEAPFERRVDLTLHLYERMIQVARNRALSLALGPAPLSAVSSSELGLQGVGTVLHGTCRSAESSRXKAGRGPQLSIDGPFQGWTCPQGRGPKGCPAHV from the exons ATGctggcctctgccccagctc TCTCGGGCGTCTTTGCAGCCCCCGCCAGGCTGTGCGGTGGCGAAGCCCCCTTTGAACGCCGGGTTGATTTAACTCTGCACCTGTATGAGCGGATGATTCAGGTCGCCAGAAACAGAGCCCTGAGTTTGGCATTGGGGCCGGCTCCCCTGTCAGCCGTGAGTTCATCTGAGCTTGGCTTGCAGGGTGTAGGCACCGTTCTGCACGGCACTTGTAGGTCTGCTGAGAGCAGCA CTAAGGCTGGACGGGGACCACAGCTTTCCATCGATGGCCCCTTTCAGGGCTGGACCTGCCCCCAGGGACGTGGGCCCAAGGGCTGCCCTGCCCACGTCTAG